A window of BD1-7 clade bacterium contains these coding sequences:
- a CDS encoding NAD 5'-nucleotidase, translating into MISVSNKLRVVGSTALMCAMLTACNGDDGESGPAGPAGAQGPVGEQGAPGAQGPTGEPAPVNKPLDLRIIHMNDHHSHLEAASFDFDTSGLELAADVDEVEVSYGGFPRMVTLANTLASQRQNVVKIHSGDAITGTLFYTLFGGEANARMMNRVCFDIFVLGNHEFDDGDSGLANFLRELNASACETPTLAANVVPADDSPIKDLIKPYVVKEYQGVKVGFVGIDIAGKTKNSSNPDADTQFLDELTTSQTMIDELVADGVNKIVLVTHYQYQNDIAMAAKLSGVDVIVGGDSHTLLGSSDLASLGFNTAGEYPTRVTDKDGNPVCIVQAWEYSHVMGSLDVTFDADGVVQSCDGVPYLPVGSNFTYEVEIEGDDITKTLEQVDSTKVRLALTAVNEVVLAPEDMTTKLILSGYQSAVETLKQQVIGTVAEDLCLERIPGQGRSVACDTSDTFERGSDISNVVAKAFLTVTKTADIAIQNGGGVRVDVEQGDLSIANAFNVLPFSNTLVELEMTGAEIKTVLEEAIVYTRNPDGSTGAFPYASGLRWNLDETQAEGSRFSNIEINSRLIGTWQAIDPAATYRVVTNSFIASGRDGYLTFGTVKARGDFVDTFTEYAQGLVDYVKLLGKTSTPLTKVPVEEYSTQLFIDIDGCNHSTLAGCER; encoded by the coding sequence ATGATTTCAGTTAGTAATAAATTGCGTGTGGTCGGCAGCACTGCGCTGATGTGTGCCATGTTAACAGCCTGTAACGGTGATGATGGTGAGTCTGGCCCTGCAGGCCCAGCAGGTGCTCAAGGCCCAGTGGGCGAGCAGGGCGCTCCTGGAGCACAGGGCCCAACGGGTGAACCTGCACCCGTTAACAAACCGTTAGACCTGCGTATTATTCATATGAACGATCATCATTCTCACCTCGAGGCTGCATCGTTTGATTTTGATACATCGGGTTTGGAATTAGCCGCCGATGTTGATGAAGTAGAAGTTAGCTACGGGGGCTTCCCACGTATGGTTACCCTGGCGAATACCTTGGCCTCACAGCGCCAAAATGTCGTGAAAATCCATTCTGGTGATGCAATAACAGGCACACTGTTTTATACGCTATTCGGCGGTGAGGCTAACGCGCGTATGATGAACCGAGTGTGTTTCGACATTTTTGTACTGGGTAATCACGAATTTGACGATGGCGATTCTGGCTTGGCAAATTTCTTGCGAGAGTTGAACGCGTCAGCGTGCGAAACACCTACTTTGGCAGCTAACGTGGTTCCGGCTGATGATTCGCCGATCAAAGATCTGATCAAACCTTACGTTGTTAAAGAATATCAAGGCGTAAAGGTAGGTTTTGTAGGTATCGATATCGCCGGGAAAACCAAAAACTCCTCGAATCCTGATGCCGATACACAGTTTTTGGATGAGCTAACTACGTCGCAAACAATGATTGATGAGCTGGTTGCCGACGGCGTTAACAAAATCGTTTTGGTGACGCACTATCAATACCAGAATGACATAGCGATGGCCGCGAAACTCTCGGGCGTCGATGTTATTGTCGGTGGTGATTCCCATACATTATTGGGTAGCAGCGACCTAGCTTCTCTTGGTTTCAACACAGCTGGTGAATACCCAACCCGTGTGACTGATAAAGACGGTAATCCGGTATGTATTGTTCAGGCTTGGGAATATAGCCATGTCATGGGCAGCCTAGATGTAACGTTTGATGCTGATGGTGTTGTGCAAAGCTGCGACGGTGTGCCGTATCTTCCTGTTGGCAGTAATTTTACCTACGAAGTTGAGATCGAAGGTGACGATATCACCAAAACGCTTGAGCAAGTCGATAGCACTAAAGTACGACTGGCGCTGACGGCAGTAAACGAGGTTGTTCTGGCCCCCGAAGATATGACTACCAAATTAATTTTGTCAGGGTATCAATCAGCGGTAGAGACTTTGAAACAGCAAGTTATTGGCACCGTGGCAGAAGACCTTTGCCTTGAGCGCATTCCAGGACAGGGGCGTTCAGTTGCTTGTGACACGTCTGATACTTTTGAGCGCGGAAGTGATATCTCTAATGTTGTCGCTAAGGCGTTTTTAACGGTTACCAAAACTGCTGATATCGCGATTCAAAATGGTGGTGGTGTTCGGGTAGACGTTGAGCAAGGTGATCTTTCTATTGCCAATGCGTTTAATGTTTTACCATTTTCCAATACCTTGGTTGAGCTCGAAATGACAGGTGCTGAAATCAAGACCGTATTAGAAGAGGCGATCGTTTATACACGTAACCCAGATGGGTCAACCGGTGCGTTTCCCTATGCTTCAGGTCTTCGTTGGAACCTTGACGAAACACAGGCAGAAGGTTCGCGTTTCAGCAACATTGAAATTAATTCTCGATTGATAGGTACCTGGCAGGCTATCGACCCGGCAGCAACTTATCGCGTTGTGACTAACAGCTTTATCGCAAGTGGCCGTGATGGTTACCTGACCTTCGGAACCGTTAAAGCGCGTGGTGACTTTGTTGATACCTTTACCGAGTATGCGCAAGGGCTCGTTGACTATGTGAAATTGCTGGGCAAGACATCAACGCCGTTGACAAAAGTCCCTGTTGAAGAATATTCGACGCAATTGTTTATTGATATCGATGGCTGCAACCATTCAACACTAGCTGGTTGTGAGCGATAG
- the xanP gene encoding Xanthine permease XanP, with protein MQTIHSKLISMTIQQSLIGFLGLAFTVVIFRQTDFTHAEIVAKLQWVLIAYAAGTLLQAIQLKNIGLGSGLMLPPVSGAIYVQPSILAITIGGIPMLVGMTIFAGFCEFVLSFILRRTRIIFPPEICGLVLLLVGLELAVAGIEAGIKPDYTTNCLIIAATLIPIIVLSVWGRGYIRHVCSLLGVLAGFIVALALGATMPQQTQAPIFSLPNVDSLFGQGIAFDWSLSLPFFLVGFSATIRTLGLAMSVQQANNPSWRKPDYPLLQRSIRSDGXGAMVAGAFGINGLNVSPTATTMAIAFRCTDIKLSYAMSLVFVILSCFPVLLMSIAGSPLPIVAALLIYYAAFIFTGGIRTIGAQSFGIRQVFTIGISFVFAISTYIVPEAYQALPEPMSTFGRSSLAMGLISAVFMNIVFFIGARRHARFTLQLKDQPAQNIRENIFTYGNAWGLKQDLVEDAITIAKEIAHDIHHAHLAESDITVDAKEDTEHFTVSLHYRGAPYKMMPLQTVDTEKILDEEMFIEGLKIYLRGMLPDKVTTSIKDNDYCSIAVSFRH; from the coding sequence ATGCAAACTATTCACTCCAAGCTCATTAGCATGACTATTCAGCAGTCACTCATTGGCTTTCTCGGGCTTGCGTTCACAGTTGTTATTTTCCGTCAGACTGACTTTACCCACGCCGAAATTGTGGCCAAGTTACAGTGGGTATTAATCGCCTATGCCGCCGGAACATTGCTACAGGCAATCCAGCTCAAAAATATCGGTTTGGGTAGCGGCTTGATGTTGCCACCGGTGAGCGGTGCAATTTATGTACAGCCATCAATCCTAGCAATTACTATCGGCGGCATCCCGATGTTGGTGGGAATGACGATCTTCGCGGGTTTCTGCGAGTTTGTTCTTTCTTTTATTCTGCGTAGAACACGGATTATTTTTCCGCCTGAGATTTGCGGTCTGGTATTACTGCTGGTTGGCTTGGAATTGGCGGTTGCAGGCATCGAAGCAGGCATTAAACCTGACTACACGACTAACTGCCTGATCATCGCAGCGACGTTAATTCCTATTATCGTTCTCAGTGTTTGGGGACGCGGCTACATCCGCCATGTCTGTAGTTTACTCGGCGTTTTAGCAGGTTTTATCGTCGCCCTTGCGCTCGGCGCGACGATGCCTCAGCAAACCCAAGCACCGATTTTTTCCCTACCCAATGTTGATAGCTTGTTTGGCCAAGGCATCGCATTCGACTGGTCTTTGAGCTTGCCGTTTTTTCTAGTCGGGTTTTCTGCAACGATTCGCACCCTCGGATTAGCAATGAGTGTTCAACAGGCCAATAATCCCTCATGGCGAAAGCCGGATTATCCGTTGCTTCAGCGGTCGATCCGAAGTGACGGGGNCGGCGCCATGGTGGCAGGTGCGTTCGGCATCAACGGCTTGAATGTCTCACCTACCGCCACAACGATGGCGATTGCCTTCCGTTGTACCGATATTAAACTCAGCTACGCAATGAGCCTGGTCTTTGTCATTTTGTCATGCTTCCCAGTACTTCTCATGAGCATTGCTGGCTCGCCATTACCCATCGTCGCAGCATTATTAATTTACTACGCCGCGTTTATTTTTACCGGGGGCATTCGGACCATTGGCGCTCAATCATTCGGTATCAGACAAGTATTTACGATAGGAATCTCTTTCGTCTTTGCCATCAGCACCTACATTGTCCCTGAAGCCTATCAAGCACTGCCCGAACCTATGTCGACATTCGGGCGCTCAAGCCTAGCAATGGGCCTGATCAGCGCAGTATTTATGAATATTGTTTTCTTTATTGGCGCGCGACGCCACGCACGATTTACCCTGCAACTGAAAGACCAGCCCGCACAGAATATTCGTGAGAACATATTCACCTACGGTAATGCTTGGGGGTTAAAACAAGACTTGGTCGAAGACGCGATCACGATCGCCAAAGAAATTGCTCACGATATCCATCATGCTCACTTGGCTGAAAGTGATATTACCGTCGATGCGAAAGAAGACACAGAACACTTCACCGTATCGCTGCATTATCGCGGCGCGCCCTACAAAATGATGCCGCTGCAAACCGTCGACACGGAAAAGATTCTCGACGAAGAAATGTTCATCGAAGGGCTCAAGATCTATCTGCGTGGCATGCTGCCTGATAAGGTAACAACCTCTATCAAAGATAACGACTATTGCTCAATTGCTGTCAGTTTCAGACATTGA
- the phoB gene encoding Phosphate regulon transcriptional regulatory protein PhoB, protein MKILIVDDETAIRDMIRMGLEMSGFDCIEAGDIHEAFTLVHDSKPDLVLLDWMLPGGSGLELLRRLRRDEISQATPVIMLTAKTSEDNKIQGLEVGADDYIAKPFAPRELVARINAVLRRTSQASNEDIIEVDGVRLDNVSHRVTVDNENVKMGPTEYKLLNFFMTHQDRVYTRGQLLDHVWGSNVYVEERTVDVHIRRLRKALQSSSTGNDYGQLVQTVRGAGYRFSASR, encoded by the coding sequence ATGAAAATTCTGATAGTAGATGACGAGACCGCGATCCGCGATATGATCCGAATGGGCCTGGAGATGTCTGGGTTTGACTGTATCGAAGCAGGGGATATTCACGAGGCGTTCACTTTGGTTCACGATAGCAAGCCAGATCTGGTTTTGCTGGATTGGATGTTGCCTGGTGGTTCAGGCCTAGAGCTTCTGCGCCGTTTACGCCGAGATGAAATATCACAGGCCACCCCTGTTATCATGTTGACGGCGAAGACCTCAGAAGATAATAAGATTCAAGGTCTTGAAGTCGGTGCTGACGATTACATTGCTAAGCCGTTTGCGCCACGCGAATTGGTTGCCAGAATCAATGCAGTTCTTCGCCGTACCAGCCAAGCCTCCAACGAAGACATTATCGAAGTGGATGGTGTGCGTCTTGATAACGTGAGTCATCGGGTTACTGTTGACAATGAAAACGTTAAAATGGGGCCGACTGAGTATAAGTTGTTGAATTTCTTCATGACCCATCAAGATCGCGTGTATACTCGCGGCCAGTTGCTTGATCACGTTTGGGGCAGCAACGTGTATGTCGAAGAGCGCACTGTGGATGTGCATATTCGTCGTCTGCGCAAGGCGTTACAATCAAGCAGTACTGGTAATGACTATGGTCAGTTGGTGCAAACCGTTCGTGGTGCCGGGTATCGCTTCTCCGCTAGTCGTTAA
- the purU gene encoding Formyltetrahydrofolate deformylase, with protein MQHSYRLIIACPDKVGIVAEVSRFIAERSGWLLEASYHSERESNRFFMRNEIAADSLSVTIESFEEEFQALADKFEMEWYISDSSRPKRVVILASHASHCLADLLHRWHRKDLFCEVPAVISNHQNLKSMVEWHGVPYHYVEMTKDNKLESNAKIDALLDECKADVIVLARYMQIVPPELCRKYAGRIINIHHSFLPSFIGANPYQKAHDRGVKLIGATSHYVTENLDEGPIIEQDVVRVSHRHTKEDMVRFGKDVEVQVLSRGLRYHLEDRVMVCGNKTVILD; from the coding sequence ATGCAACATAGTTACCGGTTGATTATCGCTTGCCCGGATAAAGTGGGCATTGTTGCAGAGGTGAGCCGCTTCATTGCTGAGCGCAGTGGCTGGTTGCTTGAAGCCAGTTATCATTCTGAGCGAGAGAGTAATCGTTTTTTCATGCGAAATGAGATCGCTGCTGATTCATTGAGTGTGACTATTGAATCGTTTGAGGAAGAATTTCAAGCGCTTGCCGATAAGTTTGAGATGGAATGGTACATCTCTGATTCATCACGCCCTAAGCGGGTTGTTATTCTGGCAAGTCACGCCTCGCATTGTTTGGCCGATCTTCTTCATCGCTGGCATCGAAAAGATCTATTTTGTGAAGTACCTGCNGTTATTTCTAATCACCAGAACCTAAAGTCGATGGTTGAATGGCATGGTGTTCCTTACCACTATGTTGAAATGACCAAAGATAATAAACTTGAGTCCAATGCCAAAATTGATGCATTACTCGATGAGTGTAAAGCAGATGTCATCGTGCTCGCGCGTTATATGCAAATTGTTCCTCCTGAGCTCTGTCGCAAATATGCTGGACGCATTATTAATATTCATCACAGTTTCCTGCCGTCATTTATCGGCGCAAACCCCTACCAAAAAGCCCATGATCGTGGCGTTAAGCTAATCGGTGCTACATCGCACTATGTTACCGAGAACCTCGATGAGGGGCCGATCATCGAACAAGATGTTGTTCGAGTAAGCCATCGTCACACCAAAGAGGATATGGTTCGTTTTGGTAAAGATGTAGAAGTACAGGTACTTTCGCGGGGCTTGCGCTACCACTTGGAAGACCGTGTAATGGTCTGTGGTAATAAAACTGTCATACTTGATTAG
- the pstS gene encoding Phosphate-binding protein PstS → MKLSRIFAGAAIVAGGMLSAVTLADTKVDAAIPTYQKSSGVSGNLSSVGSDTLANLMTLWAEEFKRQYPNVNIQIQAAGSSTAPPALTEGTSNLGPMSRKMKDKEIEAFEKRFGYKPTAVPVAIDALAVYVHKDNPIKGLSIPQVDAIFSTTRKCGYATDISKWGQADLEGAWNSRDIQLFGRNSVSGTYGYFKKKALCKGDFKDNVNEQPGSASVVQSVSTSINGIGYSGIGYKTSSVRSVPLSKKEGGKYVDATPANAVTGAYPLSRFLYIYVNKAPNKPLDPITNEFIKLIMSQQGQEVVVKDGYIPLPAKVVERYLNKIN, encoded by the coding sequence ATGAAATTATCTCGAATCTTTGCTGGTGCAGCAATTGTTGCTGGCGGCATGCTCTCGGCAGTAACCTTGGCAGATACCAAGGTTGATGCTGCGATTCCGACTTACCAAAAATCCAGCGGTGTATCTGGCAACTTGTCCAGCGTTGGCTCTGATACCCTAGCGAACTTGATGACCTTGTGGGCTGAAGAGTTCAAACGTCAATATCCTAACGTTAATATTCAGATTCAGGCTGCCGGTTCATCTACTGCGCCTCCAGCGTTGACTGAAGGTACATCCAATCTTGGTCCGATGAGTCGTAAGATGAAGGACAAAGAAATTGAAGCCTTTGAAAAGCGTTTTGGCTACAAGCCAACTGCAGTGCCTGTAGCGATTGATGCTCTGGCTGTTTATGTCCATAAAGATAACCCGATCAAAGGGCTGAGCATTCCACAAGTTGATGCGATCTTCTCAACCACACGTAAATGCGGTTATGCGACAGATATCAGCAAATGGGGACAAGCGGATCTTGAAGGCGCATGGAACAGCCGCGATATTCAATTGTTTGGTCGTAACTCTGTATCTGGAACCTACGGTTACTTCAAAAAGAAAGCACTCTGTAAAGGTGACTTCAAAGATAACGTAAATGAACAGCCAGGTTCTGCATCTGTGGTTCAGTCAGTTTCTACATCAATTAACGGAATTGGCTATTCGGGTATTGGCTATAAGACTTCTAGTGTTCGCTCAGTGCCGCTTAGCAAGAAAGAAGGCGGTAAGTATGTGGATGCAACACCTGCAAATGCAGTGACAGGCGCCTACCCGTTGTCTCGCTTCCTTTATATCTACGTGAATAAAGCGCCAAACAAGCCGCTGGATCCGATCACAAATGAGTTCATCAAGTTGATCATGTCGCAGCAAGGCCAGGAAGTTGTTGTGAAAGATGGATATATTCCACTTCCAGCTAAAGTCGTTGAAAGATACCTAAACAAAATCAACTAA
- the phoR gene encoding Phosphate regulon sensor protein PhoR → MQNNWAKEVRRVLWSFVVFTALGLAVGRVWLFVAIAGTGYAIWNLWQLKRIHSWLVKTDEADPPESIGFWGDICDKIYYLQKQQKTIQAKLEADVAYLRGSFASLSDAVVMVDHDGSIDWCNGAAMRLLGLHFPKDHGQHIQYLFRDPEFVGFFESQSYEDGIEVRAPNNPDKMLKVQVSSFGTGNRLIFARDVTEIYALXQMRRDFVSNVSHELRTPLTVITGYIDNLHMVIDQLPALEKPLAQMQQQALRMERLLKDLIDLSRLETLPSEMHKTRISLTTMSSMVVDEAKANCEAKKLQRNITLDIPHNDDFFLLGQETEVHSALLNLVVNACKYSLDDGNIEVSCWHNDDGVWFSVKDDGVGIDPIQIPRLTERFYRVDQSRSTDSGGTGLGLAIVKRILIRHEAELLIESAYGKGSTFTCHFPSHRLVVG, encoded by the coding sequence GTGCAAAATAATTGGGCGAAAGAAGTTCGCCGCGTCCTCTGGTCCTTTGTAGTTTTTACAGCATTAGGTTTGGCTGTTGGGCGTGTGTGGCTATTTGTTGCAATCGCAGGTACTGGCTATGCAATCTGGAATCTGTGGCAGTTAAAACGCATCCACTCCTGGTTGGTAAAAACCGACGAGGCAGATCCTCCGGAATCCATCGGGTTCTGGGGCGATATCTGCGACAAAATCTATTATCTTCAAAAGCAACAAAAAACCATTCAGGCCAAGCTTGAGGCTGATGTTGCCTACCTTCGTGGTTCGTTTGCATCGCTTTCTGATGCTGTTGTGATGGTTGATCACGACGGCAGTATTGATTGGTGTAATGGCGCGGCCATGCGACTGCTAGGCCTGCATTTTCCCAAGGATCATGGCCAGCATATCCAGTATCTATTTCGGGATCCGGAATTTGTCGGCTTCTTTGAATCGCAGTCCTATGAAGATGGCATTGAGGTTCGCGCGCCCAATAACCCAGATAAAATGTTAAAGGTTCAGGTGAGCTCATTTGGAACTGGCAATCGCCTGATATTTGCGCGTGATGTTACTGAGATTTATGCGCTGNAACAAATGCGACGCGACTTTGTATCGAATGTGTCTCATGAGCTGCGAACGCCACTCACCGTAATTACAGGTTATATCGATAACCTGCATATGGTCATTGATCAATTGCCTGCGCTTGAGAAGCCGCTTGCTCAAATGCAGCAGCAGGCACTTCGTATGGAGCGTTTGCTAAAAGATCTCATCGACCTTTCGCGGCTTGAAACATTGCCGAGTGAAATGCATAAGACTCGAATTTCGCTGACCACCATGTCGAGCATGGTGGTTGATGAGGCGAAGGCAAATTGTGAGGCTAAGAAGTTACAACGTAATATCACTCTGGATATTCCTCATAACGATGATTTCTTTTTGTTGGGGCAGGAAACAGAAGTGCACTCGGCATTGCTTAACCTGGTGGTTAATGCGTGTAAGTATTCGTTGGATGATGGCAACATTGAGGTCTCTTGTTGGCACAATGATGATGGTGTTTGGTTTTCTGTTAAAGATGATGGTGTTGGCATTGATCCAATACAAATACCTCGCTTAACTGAACGCTTCTATCGGGTTGATCAGAGTCGTTCAACGGATAGTGGTGGAACAGGCCTTGGGCTTGCCATTGTTAAGCGTATTCTGATTCGTCATGAGGCGGAGTTGTTAATAGAGAGTGCGTATGGAAAGGGGAGTACGTTTACCTGCCACTTTCCTTCTCATCGTTTGGTGGTTGGCTGA
- the arsC gene encoding Arsenate reductase, whose product MNILFICTHNRCRSIVAEAVGNHVRQLHERNDIHFASAGSEPEGQVFPGAIEHLGSHGINTDGLRSKSWDELEDFKADIVIPVCDKAAGEACPLFLAPALRIQWPLSDPSKIALDPASTQEQANAAFATLISTLTQRIETMIQIIDSTPDLQQLGERLQAVAD is encoded by the coding sequence ATGAATATATTGTTTATTTGTACCCATAATCGCTGCCGCAGCATTGTCGCTGAGGCCGTAGGAAACCATGTGCGTCAGTTGCATGAACGCAATGATATCCATTTTGCGAGCGCAGGCAGTGAGCCAGAAGGGCAAGTATTTCCAGGGGCGATAGAGCATTTGGGAAGCCATGGCATCAACACCGACGGGTTACGCAGCAAATCCTGGGACGAACTCGAAGATTTTAAAGCAGATATTGTTATTCCCGTCTGCGACAAAGCCGCCGGTGAAGCATGCCCCTTATTTTTGGCTCCGGCTCTGCGCATCCAATGGCCGCTTTCCGACCCATCAAAGATAGCGCTCGACCCTGCAAGCACACAGGAACAGGCAAACGCAGCGTTTGCAACGCTCATTAGTACGCTTACGCAACGTATTGAAACGATGATTCAGATCATCGATTCGACGCCTGACTTACAACAACTCGGCGAGCGCCTGCAAGCCGTTGCTGATTAA
- the oprP gene encoding Porin P, whose amino-acid sequence MRQRILATIVAALATAPAAADIQFSLGSGGLKAKHTELDINFKIGGRIQLDYNNVQTDIDNNDTTAVNDIFIRRARIAFAGNVQNWGFKAQYNIAEAGAKGGTVEDLFIEYTGFGKPARITFGKQKEGFGLEELESSKDITLLERGPLTDQFAPGRNYGLQIDGDFDWGRYQFGVFENDSTGVNPKKSLDRPSFTGRIVYTPIKSKTAVVHIGAAYSNRANDVQLTGFELGTSVDAFHAQGEYIHRSSEDAVSGDTDNQEGYYVQAGYILTGEHRPYKYGAFKRVKPTGEYGAWEVALRYDSGYGDFGNLGLVEGGRGELVTGGVNWYANNNVKLGLNVGWAQEQDSDNQGLETRFRTQFVW is encoded by the coding sequence ATGAGACAAAGGATCCTCGCAACAATCGTAGCTGCGTTAGCCACTGCACCTGCCGCTGCCGATATTCAGTTCAGCTTGGGGTCTGGTGGATTGAAGGCTAAGCACACTGAGCTTGATATTAATTTCAAGATCGGCGGCCGTATCCAGCTTGACTATAACAATGTTCAAACTGATATCGACAACAACGACACCACTGCGGTCAATGACATCTTTATTCGTCGTGCCCGTATTGCTTTTGCCGGTAACGTTCAGAATTGGGGTTTTAAAGCTCAGTACAACATTGCTGAAGCGGGTGCGAAGGGCGGTACGGTAGAAGATTTATTTATTGAATATACTGGGTTCGGCAAGCCAGCGCGGATTACCTTTGGTAAGCAAAAAGAAGGGTTTGGCCTTGAAGAACTCGAAAGCTCTAAGGACATCACATTGCTGGAGCGCGGCCCTCTGACTGATCAGTTTGCACCAGGTCGTAATTATGGTTTGCAAATCGACGGCGACTTCGATTGGGGCCGTTACCAATTCGGCGTATTCGAAAATGATTCCACAGGGGTTAACCCGAAGAAGTCGTTAGATAGACCTTCATTCACTGGCCGTATTGTCTATACACCGATTAAGTCGAAAACTGCTGTTGTTCATATTGGTGCGGCATACTCAAACCGTGCAAATGATGTTCAGTTGACCGGGTTCGAATTAGGGACGTCAGTTGATGCTTTTCATGCGCAAGGTGAATACATCCATCGTAGCAGTGAAGATGCTGTATCTGGAGATACTGATAATCAAGAAGGCTATTATGTTCAGGCAGGTTATATTCTGACTGGTGAGCATCGCCCGTACAAATATGGTGCGTTTAAGCGAGTTAAGCCGACGGGTGAATATGGCGCTTGGGAAGTGGCTTTACGTTACGACTCAGGCTATGGCGATTTTGGCAACCTTGGTTTAGTTGAGGGCGGTCGTGGAGAGTTGGTTACCGGTGGCGTGAACTGGTATGCAAATAATAATGTCAAGCTAGGTTTGAACGTTGGCTGGGCGCAAGAGCAGGATTCAGACAATCAAGGTCTGGAAACACGTTTCCGTACGCAGTTCGTCTGGTAA
- the arsR2 gene encoding Arsenic resistance transcriptional regulator ArsR2: MDESLKLFKALADETRLQLILLLTHGPMCVCDLMSAIDESQPKVSRHLALLRDDNILVGERKGKWVYYELNPDLPENWTQILNIAANTHKEELLQKVSHLNTCETANPQRCN, encoded by the coding sequence ATGGATGAATCACTCAAACTGTTTAAAGCACTTGCCGATGAAACCCGACTGCAGTTGATACTTTTATTGACGCACGGCCCTATGTGCGTTTGTGACTTGATGTCCGCAATTGACGAGAGCCAGCCTAAAGTTTCCAGACATCTCGCGCTGTTACGCGACGATAATATCTTGGTCGGAGAACGCAAAGGAAAATGGGTGTACTACGAACTTAACCCTGATCTTCCTGAAAACTGGACGCAAATTCTGAATATCGCCGCCAATACGCATAAAGAAGAACTACTGCAAAAAGTCAGTCATCTCAATACCTGTGAAACGGCCAACCCACAACGCTGTAACTGA
- the acr3 gene encoding Arsenical-resistance protein Acr3 → MGTFERYLTVWVGAAIIAGVALGSIFSGFFTFLAGLEVAHVNLPVAVLIWLMIFPMMVQVDFSSIRDIGKKPKGLALTLVINWLVKPFSMAALGWLFFKVFFANWVDPQTAEQYIAGMILLGVAPCTAMVFVWSHLTRGDANYTLVQVSVNDIIMIFAFAPIAGFLLGVTDISVPWGTLFLSVVLYVLLPLVAGVITRKIIDKDANHQDLESFLAKMKPFSIIGLLATVTLLFGLQAPTILAKPQDIVLIAIPLLIQTVGIFAITYFIALRMKLPHNVAAPACMIGASNFFELAVAVAISLFGLHSGAALATVVGVLVEVPVMLSLVAFANRTRHWFD, encoded by the coding sequence ATGGGAACATTCGAACGTTATTTAACTGTTTGGGTCGGCGCCGCGATTATCGCGGGCGTCGCATTGGGTAGTATTTTTTCGGGATTTTTTACCTTTCTCGCCGGTTTAGAAGTTGCACACGTCAACCTACCGGTTGCCGTATTGATCTGGCTGATGATCTTTCCAATGATGGTGCAAGTGGATTTTTCTTCCATTCGTGACATCGGTAAAAAGCCTAAAGGCCTAGCACTGACACTCGTGATCAACTGGCTGGTAAAACCATTCTCAATGGCTGCACTCGGCTGGCTGTTTTTCAAAGTATTCTTCGCGAACTGGGTCGACCCACAAACTGCGGAACAATACATTGCCGGCATGATATTACTTGGCGTCGCTCCATGTACTGCCATGGTTTTCGTTTGGAGCCATTTAACACGCGGAGATGCAAACTACACCTTGGTGCAAGTGTCGGTGAACGACATAATCATGATCTTTGCATTTGCACCTATTGCCGGTTTTTTGTTGGGCGTAACCGATATTTCAGTTCCATGGGGTACGCTTTTCCTGTCTGTTGTTCTTTACGTACTTCTACCGTTAGTTGCTGGTGTAATAACGCGAAAGATCATAGACAAGGATGCAAATCATCAAGACCTAGAGAGTTTTCTTGCGAAAATGAAGCCATTCTCAATTATTGGTTTACTGGCCACAGTAACTCTTCTTTTCGGTTTGCAGGCCCCAACCATTTTAGCGAAGCCCCAAGATATCGTGTTGATTGCAATCCCTCTGCTCATCCAAACAGTTGGCATTTTCGCAATCACATATTTCATTGCGTTACGAATGAAACTTCCACACAACGTCGCAGCGCCTGCTTGCATGATTGGGGCATCAAACTTTTTTGAATTAGCGGTTGCGGTTGCGATCTCTTTGTTTGGATTACATTCGGGAGCTGCACTGGCTACCGTCGTCGGCGTACTTGTTGAAGTGCCGGTCATGCTGAGCCTTGTCGCTTTTGCCAACCGCACACGCCACTGGTTTGATTAA